CAGACTAAATGACAAATGATGTTCAGTATAATATGCAATAGGCTTATTCAATTCAGTACCTCAGGAGTTGTCTTGATTCAATTAACTTTTTTACTCAGTTCTATATAACGTTCCTATCACAGTAAAATAACTGTAATTGGGATTTTTTTCAAATATGAAATAAGAAGCAAGATGCAGTTGTGTTTAGTgaaatattgatttattgatttatttgtttatttaatttaaatgcgtTTCAGTTAATACATTGGTAGAGGTAGAAGCAGAAAGCAATATATTGCCTTAAaactttactattattattattattattatttagcagacgcctttatccaaggcgacttacagagactagggtgtgtgaactatgcatcagctgcagagtcacttacaattacgtctcacccgaaagacggagcacaaggaggttaagtgacttgctcagggtcacacaatgagtcagtggctgaggggggatttgaaccggggacctcctggttacaagcccgtttctttaaccactggaccacacagcctccatacaAACATCATAGTGTTGTGATTAAAGGTGGCATTTCTTCTTTTCAATCTTGAAAAGCATGAGAGTGATCAAACTCTGCAAACAATAAAACTGAGAAAGACATTTGCAGCCTGAACATCAGTTATCAAGACTGGGAAGCTTCCAAAGACTCCCACAAACttgtaattacatttgtttttgttagaAGGCCACGTATAAAAGGCATTTGTTTGTAAAGAAACTGACTTTAAAAGGGCACCCCAgtgattttttgtttaaacaaaacaagcatatttcttgacaaagaaaaagaaaacctatATCAGGATTAGCCGTTTTTTATTGGAAGTTGATAACCATATCCTGTATATACCAGCTTGTTGCTCCGAATAAGGGTGATCCTGAACCTACAGTAGTTTGGGCTGACAGGTAAGAACAAGTAAGCAATAACACATGATAAGGTGTGGGTTGTACTGAGACAGCCCATGCCTCAGGTGTGTTGTGAGGCACAAGGCTCAGCTGAGTGCCTTCGACCGCATGAGAAGTGGATTGTATCAGTACAACCCATGCCTTCAAGTGTGTTATTTGCGCTCATAAAATGGCATTCTCAATACTTTAGCTGTAGAGGACTGCTGCTTGGCTAGAAGAATGTATTACTGATGAATTATTTGTAGATATGCAAATGTATTTActaggggttttaatcgattaatgattaattgataaatcacacctgtgggctttgattgTTAAACAAATAATTGATCGATTCATCTTGTCTAACTGAGCGCGATATAATAAATCTGCgtgaaaaataaatctttaaaaatgtcGGAGGATACTTATTGGAAGATATactcaatatttcacaatatctcagaatgaagaaaaaaagactgcagcTTGAAACGGTGCCTTGCTTTCACAGCAGTAATACAAGTTTATCGCATCGTCTCAGTCGGAAGTAattggatttttctttttattcaacttatttctttcaaacagtatcaaaaaatgtatattgaaaatcTGTTTGTCTGAAAAACTGTCTTGCTTAGTGATTTAactacagtgtacagtatatagttaGTGTTTGCTGTAAGGAACGTTAAAATTTAAGGTGATGAAAGCTAAAGACATTTCCAGTGCTGgacaggtttttttgtttttgttcctacAACAAGTTGCAATTACTTTTCAAAGCTACCTGGAGGTTGCTAACACTGCACAAGGTTACCCTTCATCCTGTCCTTTGCGTGGTCACACGCTTAGACTTCATCTCAGAATGTGGGCGTTAACCAGAGTTCACCTCCAATAATGTAGTAGTGGTGGAACAGTCTTTGACTAGACTGGCCCTTGATGACTGAAGCTGAATATTATTGATTTAGTAGATCGAGATCTGAGAAGCTTTGTTCTATAAAAGACTGCAGGGTTTTACTCTAAATTGGTCTGCTATGTATCCTGCCTCATATAATAGTGAGAATAGATTGAGAGAGTGCTGTAGTTTTGTCTGAGAATGAGGATGGCAGAATAACCTCTTACCACAGCACTCTATGAATGTTAATTGCaaaacaagtacaatgtatgAGAAAGAAAATTGGTTTATATCAGCTAATTCAGAAAACCACTTTCTTTAGAACACTGCATTTGCTTAGCAACGTGGTGTTATTTGGACAGAGTGATATGCCCAGCCATTCTGTCACTGGATTTGAATAAATGCAAGATATATTCAAAAATGAGAGCcaaaaaaaatattacacattTTGTCTATCAGTCTACTGGGCTCTTCCTAGAATTCTGAGATCCTGTTGTTATACCCAGGGTCTACAGTAGATGATTCATATAGATCCAGTAAAAGATGAATGCTTGTTTAAATTATCATTATCACTATAATACCCCAAAATGATCCAGTATTGAGATTTCATCCTATTACTGAGTTTCTTATCTACTCCCCATGGACACACGGTATTGGGTTTTCAGTCAGTAATGATTTCTAGACTcccttattttaatatatttattttaatgtttccaTCTCCTCCATAACTCATAAAAGCTGGATGAAAACTTGGTCAACTGTCTTCATCACGTTAGCTACTGATGGCAGATGACAgatttgtttaatattattttaaaagatggCCAAACGTCTCATCAATGTACTACAGTACTTGTGATGAACTATTTTATTGAATATGATGCCACTTAAAGAATAACTTCTTATGGATCTCCGGATTcccatttaaacttgttttttagTGTGCATTTAAAAAGGATAGGAGCATGAATGGGGAGAGCCAGTGTGATTGGATTGAGCCGGGCGTTTGCCTGCCAGTTGCCCCTGATGCACTGGCAGTATAGGTTACAGGGCTCCAGACAAACAttttgccttaggagccaatgACTCCCAGGCCAAAAATACTGGGCGCCAAATCCAATTGTGGGCGCCACTTTAAGAGCAAGTTGATTGcttccatattcaactgcttaaaatacaagaacactaaaatgatacaaaaacagaaatgtaatgcTTGTAACTGGTTTTCTGTCTCATTGTTCATCTATGCTCCCTGACTTGCTCTGCCTTGCCTGTCTTCCATGTGATCTGCTCTTCTGACACtgcacctgtcctccatgtgatctgctgttctgacgctgcgactgtcctccatgtgatctgctgttctgacactgcgcctgtcctccatgtgatctgctgttctgacactgcacctgtcctccatgtgaccTGCTGTTCTGACGCTGCGCCTGtactccatgtgatctgctgttctgacgctgcgcctgtcctccatgtgatctgcagTTCTGACACTGcgcctgtcctccatgtgatctgctgttctgacactgcgcctgtcctccatgtgatctgctgttctgacgctgcgcctgtcctccatgtgatctgctgttctgacgctgcgcctgtcctccatgtgatctgctgttctgacactgcgcctgtcctccatgtgatctgctgttctgacactgcgcctgtcctccatgtgatctgctgttctgacactgcgcctgtcctccatgtgatctgctgttctgacactgcgcctgtcctccatgtgatctgctgttctgacgctgcgcctgtcctccatgtgatctgctgttctgacgctGCGCCTGtactccatgtgatctgctgttctgacactgcgcctgtcctccatgtgatctgctgttctgacactgcgcctgtcctccatgtgatctgctgttctgacactgcgcctgtcctccatgtgatctgctgttctgacactgcacCTGTCCTCATTGACAGCACAAGCATGACTTCCACTAAACAAGTtcttgtgtcatgttttgtttctgcgtgcTTGCTGAAAATGTCTCTGCCCGTCGAAAATTAAATCctgtctcagtgacgtcacaggaaaaaaaaaaaaaaacaagcaagcagtaAAATTCaacccctcccctatccaatgatttGTGTTAACAAGCAGTACTGCAAAGTATTTTGGCCCAGTAAGGCAAAGAAACAGAATGACACTTCTGACACTTTAAAAGCTAGCGA
The Acipenser ruthenus chromosome 3, fAciRut3.2 maternal haplotype, whole genome shotgun sequence genome window above contains:
- the LOC131732372 gene encoding uncharacterized protein LOC131732372, which produces MEDRRSVRTADHMEDRRSVRTADHMEDRRSVRTADHMEYRRSVRTADHMEDRRSVRTADHMEDRRSVRTADHMEDRRSVRTADHMEDRRSVRTADHMEDRRSVRTADHMEDRRSVRTADHMEDRRSVRTADHMEDRRSVRTADHMEDRRSVRTADHMEDRRSVRTADHMEYRRSVRTAGHMEDRCSVRTADHMEDRRSVRTADHMEDSRSVRTADHMEDRCSVRRADHMEDRQGRASQGA